The Victivallis sp. Marseille-Q1083 genome has a window encoding:
- a CDS encoding DUF3791 domain-containing protein yields the protein MEANSVLLQKKYARIVALFAEQMQLTLDEALEFFYRSETYQELRDGIADLHCRSDQYIVDELKLEFQSAK from the coding sequence ATGGAAGCCAATAGCGTTCTATTGCAGAAGAAATATGCCCGGATTGTTGCGTTGTTCGCAGAACAGATGCAGCTTACCCTTGATGAGGCGCTGGAGTTTTTCTATCGTTCAGAAACCTATCAGGAACTGCGCGATGGAATTGCCGATCTGCACTGCCGAAGCGATCAGTATATTGTAGATGAACTGAAACTCGAATTTCAGTCTGCAAAATAA
- a CDS encoding IS5 family transposase (programmed frameshift) — MAMNSWEVSDTFWSKVEPLIPRARRDSNREYQRRRGAGRKPLEARRVFEGIVYVLRTGIQWKALPREYGSSSSIHRYFQRWSKAGLFQKLWKKGLAEYDELEGISWRWQSIDGAMNKAPLAREAVGPNPTDRGKNGTKRHVLVDERGIPLSIVVTGANRNDVTQVNAVLSARMRKPRVRTKQNLCADAGYTGSGEVMKAYRYIPHIRPRGEEKIAVRQGYKARRWIVEVAHSWFNRFRKLLVRFEKTHAAYEALFQLAACMIIYKKLAVI, encoded by the exons ATGGCAATGAATTCGTGGGAAGTCTCTGATACTTTTTGGTCGAAGGTCGAACCTTTGATTCCTCGTGCAAGGCGTGATAGCAATCGGGAGTATCAGCGTCGTCGCGGAGCGGGACGCAAACCGTTGGAAGCGCGTCGAGTATTTGAGGGTATCGTGTATGTTTTGCGAACGGGAATACAATGGAAAGCGCTTCCCCGCGAATACGGGAGTTCAAGCAGCATACATCGTTATTTTCAGCGCTGGTCGAAAGCCGGATTGTTTCAAAAATTGTGGAAGAAAGGTTTGGCGGAATACGATGAATTGGAAGGGATTTCCTGGCGTTGGCAAAGTATCGACGGAGCAATGAACAAAGCCCCATTGGCCCGGGAAGCAGTAGGTCCCAATCCCACAGACAGGGGA AAAAATGGGACCAAACGTCACGTTCTCGTAGACGAGCGTGGCATCCCGTTGTCAATAGTCGTAACCGGAGCAAATCGGAATGATGTTACGCAAGTGAATGCCGTTTTGAGCGCAAGAATGAGAAAGCCGCGAGTAAGAACAAAGCAGAATCTTTGTGCGGATGCCGGTTATACCGGCTCTGGAGAAGTTATGAAGGCGTACCGATATATTCCGCACATCAGACCGCGAGGAGAGGAGAAAATTGCAGTCAGGCAAGGTTATAAAGCTCGACGTTGGATTGTGGAAGTGGCCCATTCATGGTTCAATCGCTTCAGAAAACTTCTGGTGCGTTTTGAAAAAACACATGCCGCATATGAAGCATTGTTTCAACTGGCGGCATGCATGATTATTTATAAAAAACTTGCAGTTATTTAG
- a CDS encoding DUF3791 domain-containing protein, translating to MSKSALEFAIFCIEAVAQKLHLPGNRVYDMLAKQSDILNTYLIPSFDVLHTQSKQYIVDDILSLMRERGVLS from the coding sequence ATGAGTAAGTCCGCTCTTGAATTTGCCATTTTCTGCATCGAGGCAGTTGCGCAGAAACTGCACTTACCCGGCAACCGAGTGTACGATATGCTTGCGAAGCAATCCGATATTTTGAATACCTATCTGATTCCTTCTTTCGATGTGCTTCATACGCAAAGCAAGCAGTATATAGTCGATGATATTCTGTCATTGATGCGGGAACGCGGGGTGTTATCGTGA
- a CDS encoding ABC-F family ATP-binding cassette domain-containing protein, translated as MIDFAEISKGYGEQQLLDAVSFRINPGDRIGVVGPNGAGKSTLFGIITGELSPDRGKVTLPKGQRIGYLHQQLPDYSPGQTLLDFTADSMPELRRIGEELHELEQRLHEGGVTDTETLLKRHGELQTQFEHLGGYHMRSDAESALCGLGFATTDFERPLKSFSGGWQMRSMLARTLIARPDILLLDEPSNYLDIPAVEWLCRFLNGFRGTMLLISHDRFLLNKLTDITLEINAGQVTRYPGNYDFYRSERENRRVSLEAAKRNIDRKKKELQRNIDRFRSKSSKASQAQSWQKQLDRIQDVVVPDELSYSGSIRLPEPPPCGAEAARLEQVTFAYPGKEPTIVDTTLQIDHGDKIAIVGYNGTGKSTLLKLLTGRNIPQSGRVVIGHNVVIGYQAQEFADLLEPEQSAYDVVRGAARRDFPLNMIPGVLGSFGFSGDDSHKLCKVLSGGEKIRLCFARIFVNPPNLLVLDEPTTHLDIAAREALQKVLQAYRGTLCLVSHDIEFVRQVATTIVAMRPPTIKKYFGNYDYYLQKTAEENAPAATAGKAAEKENIVFDNSREKRRERAQKRQALAADKRRAEQEVTRLEKQLETLEQEQKAIIAQLSSQASGLDFAELNKKLNGLKLETEQTTARWEQAFEKLEELLALNAQIHQD; from the coding sequence ATGATTGATTTTGCTGAAATTTCCAAAGGGTACGGCGAACAGCAGTTGCTGGATGCCGTCAGTTTCCGCATCAACCCGGGCGACCGCATCGGCGTGGTCGGACCGAACGGCGCCGGCAAAAGCACCTTGTTCGGCATCATTACCGGAGAACTGTCGCCGGACCGCGGCAAAGTGACGCTGCCGAAAGGCCAGCGCATCGGCTATCTGCATCAGCAACTGCCGGACTACAGTCCGGGACAGACCCTGCTGGATTTTACCGCCGATTCGATGCCGGAGCTTCGCCGCATCGGCGAAGAACTGCACGAACTCGAACAACGGCTGCATGAAGGCGGTGTGACGGATACCGAAACGCTTTTGAAGCGCCACGGCGAATTGCAGACGCAATTCGAACATCTCGGCGGTTATCACATGCGCTCCGATGCGGAATCGGCGTTGTGCGGGCTTGGATTTGCGACGACGGATTTCGAGCGGCCGCTGAAAAGTTTCAGCGGCGGCTGGCAGATGCGCAGCATGCTGGCCAGGACGCTGATCGCCCGCCCGGATATCCTGCTGCTCGACGAACCGTCGAACTATCTGGACATCCCGGCGGTGGAATGGCTCTGCCGTTTTCTCAACGGTTTCCGCGGCACGATGCTGCTGATTTCCCACGACCGTTTCCTTTTGAACAAACTGACCGATATCACGCTGGAAATCAACGCCGGCCAAGTGACGCGCTATCCCGGCAATTACGATTTTTACCGGTCGGAGCGCGAGAACCGGCGAGTCAGCCTGGAAGCCGCCAAACGCAACATCGACCGCAAAAAGAAGGAGCTGCAGCGCAACATCGACCGCTTCCGCTCCAAAAGTTCCAAAGCATCCCAGGCCCAGAGCTGGCAGAAGCAGCTCGATCGCATCCAGGATGTCGTCGTGCCGGATGAATTGAGTTATTCCGGCAGCATTCGCCTGCCGGAGCCGCCGCCGTGCGGCGCGGAAGCCGCCCGCCTGGAGCAGGTCACTTTCGCCTATCCAGGCAAAGAGCCGACGATCGTCGACACTACGCTGCAAATCGACCACGGTGATAAAATCGCCATCGTCGGTTACAACGGCACCGGCAAAAGTACCTTGCTGAAACTTCTGACCGGCCGGAATATTCCGCAATCCGGGCGGGTCGTCATCGGCCACAACGTGGTCATCGGTTATCAGGCGCAGGAGTTTGCCGACCTCCTGGAGCCGGAGCAATCGGCCTACGACGTGGTGCGCGGCGCCGCCAGGCGCGATTTCCCGTTGAATATGATCCCCGGAGTGCTGGGCAGTTTCGGTTTCAGCGGTGACGACAGCCATAAACTGTGCAAAGTGCTCTCCGGCGGCGAAAAAATCCGCCTCTGCTTCGCCCGCATTTTCGTCAACCCGCCGAATCTGCTGGTGCTGGATGAACCGACCACTCACCTGGATATCGCCGCCCGGGAAGCATTGCAGAAAGTGCTGCAGGCTTACCGCGGCACCCTGTGTCTGGTCAGCCATGACATCGAATTCGTCCGCCAGGTGGCGACGACGATCGTGGCGATGCGGCCGCCGACCATCAAGAAATATTTCGGCAATTACGATTACTACCTGCAAAAGACGGCCGAAGAAAACGCCCCGGCTGCGACGGCCGGCAAAGCCGCTGAAAAAGAGAATATCGTCTTCGACAATTCCAGGGAGAAACGGCGGGAACGGGCTCAGAAGCGGCAGGCGCTGGCGGCCGACAAACGGCGGGCGGAACAGGAAGTCACCCGGCTGGAAAAACAGCTCGAAACTCTGGAGCAGGAGCAGAAGGCCATCATCGCCCAGTTGAGCAGTCAGGCTTCCGGCCTTGATTTTGCCGAACTGAATAAAAAGTTGAATGGGTTGAAGCTGGAAACCGAACAGACGACGGCGCGCTGGGAACAGGCTTTCGAAAAACTGGAAGAACTGCTGGCCCTGAACGCCCAAATTCACCAGGACTAA
- a CDS encoding ATP-binding protein, protein MIERFILKDLIAWKSSSYRKPLILRGVRQCGKTWILQEFGRQHFENTAYFNFERQNRLGEVFSGELDPKRILLELGVLAHQKIEPGKTLVIFDEIQACPRALTSLKYFCEETPEYHIAAAGSLLGIALAATDGFPVGKVNFLELTPCCFAEYLQTVDSSLFEYTNSLVSPEPIPGIFEERLAKHLNEYLTIGGMPAVLESYLSNHDLSQAENILEDILKTYELDFSKHAPVRDIPKLFLLWKSIPQQLARENARFIYGEVKNGARAKDLENALRWLESASLIHRITRIEKPEIPLNAYEDRKSFKLYLADAGLLRKLAEIPAASILVNPDIFREYRGRLAENFVLQQLVAMRFSPIHYWTSGNLAEVDFVIQDTVEVIPVEVKSGLNVKAKSLKSYREKYHPKQALRFSMQNLKLDDGLLNVPLYLIHRFHDFLHTETRNDKNGEM, encoded by the coding sequence ATGATTGAGCGATTCATTCTGAAAGATTTAATTGCTTGGAAAAGCTCTTCTTATCGAAAACCGTTGATTCTGCGAGGAGTACGGCAATGTGGAAAGACTTGGATTCTTCAAGAATTCGGCAGGCAACATTTTGAAAACACTGCCTATTTCAATTTCGAGCGGCAGAATCGTTTAGGAGAAGTCTTTTCTGGTGAGCTTGATCCTAAGCGAATTTTGCTTGAGCTCGGTGTGCTGGCGCACCAGAAAATAGAGCCCGGCAAGACGTTGGTCATTTTCGATGAGATTCAAGCATGTCCCCGGGCGTTGACCTCACTCAAATATTTTTGTGAGGAGACTCCGGAATACCATATCGCTGCTGCAGGCTCCCTGCTGGGGATCGCACTTGCAGCAACGGATGGTTTCCCTGTGGGTAAGGTAAATTTTCTGGAGTTGACGCCATGCTGCTTTGCAGAATATTTGCAGACAGTGGATTCATCGTTGTTTGAATATACCAATTCACTTGTTTCGCCCGAACCGATTCCAGGAATATTCGAAGAGCGTCTGGCAAAACATTTGAACGAATATCTGACCATCGGCGGCATGCCTGCCGTGCTTGAATCCTACCTGTCGAATCATGATCTTTCGCAAGCGGAGAATATTCTGGAAGACATTTTGAAAACGTATGAGCTGGACTTTTCCAAACATGCTCCGGTCAGAGATATTCCAAAACTCTTTTTGTTGTGGAAATCAATTCCGCAGCAGCTGGCGCGTGAAAACGCCCGGTTCATTTACGGAGAGGTGAAAAATGGAGCACGCGCAAAAGATCTTGAGAATGCGTTGCGTTGGCTGGAGAGTGCCAGCTTGATTCACAGGATCACCCGGATTGAGAAACCGGAGATACCATTGAATGCTTACGAGGATCGCAAAAGCTTCAAACTCTATCTTGCTGATGCAGGATTGCTCCGGAAACTGGCGGAGATACCGGCGGCTTCCATTTTGGTGAATCCGGATATTTTCCGTGAATACCGGGGACGGTTGGCAGAGAACTTCGTCCTTCAGCAGTTGGTTGCCATGCGATTTTCTCCCATTCATTACTGGACCAGCGGGAATCTGGCGGAAGTGGATTTTGTAATACAGGATACTGTCGAGGTTATACCGGTTGAAGTGAAATCAGGATTAAACGTCAAAGCCAAGAGTCTTAAAAGCTATCGTGAAAAGTACCATCCCAAACAGGCACTCCGCTTTTCCATGCAGAACCTGAAATTGGATGACGGCCTGCTGAATGTCCCGTTATATCTGATCCATCGATTTCATGATTTTCTACATACTGAAACACGGAATGACAAGAATGGAGAAATGTGA
- a CDS encoding glycoside hydrolase family 18 protein: MQKITLSLGGMLLLLLAGCTTSPDGRLEPLLGGYYDGHYPLERIDPAYDLYFNAFLIADADGNLLLTADREPDPALAAHAGKQGKRALISLGGTTPFGCFTGTEQEIDAYVAQVIDYVEKNGYDGVDVDWEHPNTEPLGKQWSATIKALRTALDELGRRNGRHYLLTTALPPGDWSLKYNDFAVMRDCLDYVNVMCYDLGWGTSNYHAPRFANPADPARVSSVDQLTYLENVVGMPRSKLIIGLPFYGNYFRDTERFVEVPDENWRQITYREALDYSEDWQREYEPESCGVWAFGPDRREFVIYDSPQSIYDKTTYYLENGYGGVFCWAMNRDLLADGSQPLTQAMVQARRDFLNRNE; encoded by the coding sequence ATGCAGAAAATCACCTTGTCTTTGGGCGGGATGCTGCTCCTGCTGCTGGCCGGCTGCACAACCTCGCCGGACGGACGTTTGGAGCCACTGCTCGGCGGCTATTACGACGGACATTATCCGCTGGAACGGATCGATCCGGCCTATGACCTTTATTTCAACGCTTTTCTGATAGCCGATGCGGACGGCAATTTGTTGCTGACCGCCGACCGGGAACCGGATCCCGCCCTCGCCGCCCACGCCGGGAAACAAGGCAAAAGGGCGCTGATTTCCCTCGGCGGCACCACTCCGTTCGGTTGCTTTACCGGGACGGAGCAGGAAATTGACGCCTACGTTGCCCAGGTGATTGATTACGTCGAAAAGAACGGTTATGACGGCGTGGATGTCGATTGGGAGCATCCCAACACCGAACCGCTGGGCAAGCAATGGTCGGCGACGATCAAAGCGCTGCGGACCGCACTGGATGAGCTGGGACGCCGGAACGGCCGGCATTATCTCCTGACGACGGCGCTGCCGCCGGGAGACTGGTCGCTGAAATACAATGATTTCGCCGTCATGCGCGATTGCCTGGATTATGTCAATGTGATGTGTTATGATCTGGGCTGGGGAACGTCGAACTATCATGCGCCGCGTTTTGCCAACCCGGCCGATCCGGCCCGGGTCAGTTCGGTCGATCAGCTCACCTATCTGGAAAATGTCGTCGGAATGCCGCGCTCGAAACTGATCATCGGGCTGCCATTCTACGGCAATTATTTCCGGGATACCGAACGGTTTGTCGAAGTGCCGGATGAAAACTGGCGACAGATCACTTATCGCGAGGCGCTGGATTACAGTGAAGACTGGCAACGTGAATACGAGCCGGAATCCTGCGGCGTTTGGGCGTTCGGGCCGGATCGCCGGGAATTCGTCATCTATGATTCTCCGCAAAGTATTTACGACAAAACCACTTATTACCTGGAAAATGGCTACGGCGGCGTTTTCTGCTGGGCGATGAACCGCGACTTATTGGCCGACGGCAGCCAGCCGCTGACCCAGGCAATGGTTCAGGCCCGGAGGGATTTCCTGAATCGCAATGAATAA
- a CDS encoding DUF3990 domain-containing protein codes for MIEVYHGSFMEIRKPDIAFSRQTLDFGRGFYITPLREQAVRWALRWQRRGKKAIVNTYVFDDSSDALGKLRVKDFPEYDSSWLHFIMENRSGQASESYDIIRGGVANDKVFNTLELFFDGLISEEEALGRLKFEKPNHQICICRQDLVDRLLVFQSSEEVSDGSQ; via the coding sequence GTGATTGAAGTGTATCATGGTTCTTTTATGGAAATCCGCAAGCCGGATATCGCGTTTTCGCGGCAAACCCTTGACTTCGGAAGAGGTTTTTATATCACTCCACTTCGGGAACAGGCGGTCAGATGGGCGTTGCGTTGGCAACGACGTGGCAAGAAAGCCATCGTCAACACATATGTTTTCGATGACAGTTCCGATGCGCTGGGGAAACTTCGAGTGAAGGATTTCCCGGAATACGATTCTTCCTGGCTGCATTTCATTATGGAGAACCGGAGCGGACAAGCATCGGAATCTTACGACATCATTCGTGGTGGAGTGGCTAATGATAAGGTATTCAACACGCTGGAACTGTTCTTCGATGGTTTGATTTCCGAAGAGGAGGCATTGGGGCGACTGAAGTTTGAAAAGCCGAATCACCAGATCTGCATCTGTCGTCAGGATTTAGTGGATCGGCTTCTGGTATTCCAATCATCCGAAGAGGTGTCTGATGGAAGCCAATAG
- a CDS encoding LptF/LptG family permease: MKTLNLYVTRSFLVTFCMSIGILTFAMTGARLVEILDLVAQGIPVSVFFTFVWYTLPIVLTFTVPWAALVAVMLVFGRLSADSEITAMRACGVSILQIVSPILLITFLLTLVCLYLQIEVGPPMLGRSRELTSDTLIDQPMAMFKPGQQIRYSNYIIYVDNKTAEDEVTGIQIYVVDNPDDNVPPIDYSAARAKLLVDREREVMTVRMYDCLLMDKSTTPETRMNCETMEFEVNYGKERNSTRILVRPKYMTLNELLARIKIEKQYNRDATSMEIELNQRIAFALSPIAFLLLGLPLAIQTSRRETAVGLFLSVLLAGFFFFAIILFESLDSYPKLYPQYLLWVPNLLYQFGGAFMIYRISQR, from the coding sequence ATGAAGACGCTTAATTTATATGTAACCCGCAGCTTCCTGGTGACATTTTGCATGTCGATCGGTATCCTGACTTTTGCGATGACCGGGGCCAGGCTGGTGGAAATCCTTGATCTGGTGGCGCAGGGCATTCCGGTTTCGGTCTTTTTCACCTTCGTCTGGTATACGCTGCCGATCGTCTTGACGTTCACCGTGCCGTGGGCGGCGCTGGTGGCGGTGATGCTGGTGTTCGGCCGGCTTTCCGCCGATTCGGAAATTACCGCGATGCGGGCCTGCGGTGTCTCGATTCTGCAAATCGTCTCGCCGATTTTGCTGATTACGTTTCTGCTGACGCTGGTATGCCTTTACCTGCAGATCGAAGTCGGACCGCCGATGCTCGGCCGGTCGCGGGAATTGACCAGCGACACGCTGATCGATCAGCCGATGGCGATGTTCAAGCCGGGCCAGCAGATTCGTTACAGCAACTACATCATTTACGTCGACAACAAAACGGCGGAAGACGAAGTGACCGGCATCCAGATCTATGTCGTCGACAATCCCGACGACAATGTGCCGCCGATCGATTATTCGGCGGCGCGGGCGAAATTGCTCGTCGACCGGGAGCGGGAGGTGATGACTGTCCGGATGTACGATTGCTTGTTGATGGACAAGAGCACGACGCCGGAAACCCGGATGAATTGCGAGACGATGGAATTCGAAGTCAATTACGGCAAAGAACGCAATTCCACCCGCATTCTGGTCCGGCCCAAGTATATGACGCTGAATGAACTGCTGGCCCGCATCAAGATTGAAAAACAGTACAATCGCGATGCCACGTCGATGGAGATCGAATTGAACCAGCGTATCGCTTTTGCGCTGTCGCCGATCGCTTTTCTGCTGCTCGGTCTGCCGCTGGCGATCCAGACTTCCCGCCGGGAGACGGCGGTCGGGCTGTTTCTCAGCGTGCTGCTCGCCGGTTTTTTCTTTTTTGCGATCATTCTGTTCGAATCGCTGGATTCCTATCCGAAGCTGTATCCGCAATACTTGCTGTGGGTGCCGAACCTGCTTTATCAATTCGGCGGCGCCTTTATGATTTACCGGATTTCCCAGCGTTAG
- a CDS encoding inovirus-type Gp2 protein yields MRNERITYEDQYQGHPIMTDKAKQLGCKESILEKIDQLMTDMSNRHSKTFFMRYDVRFPQGYGHPNDNELFSQFQETFIKNRKRAGYDPAYIAVRECSREKHQHYHVALMMNGHKTQSIHDHIQTAERLWEKTLNLSPKHNDAGRATSYGLIDDCMRNRQGQPQENGVMLRKDDPEYECKYDQCFRRCSYLAKVNQKDSSPKHQREVFSSRIQK; encoded by the coding sequence ATGAGAAACGAAAGAATCACCTACGAAGACCAGTACCAGGGACATCCCATCATGACGGATAAAGCCAAGCAGCTTGGATGCAAAGAGTCGATATTGGAGAAGATCGATCAACTGATGACCGACATGAGCAACCGTCACAGTAAAACCTTCTTTATGCGGTATGATGTCCGATTCCCCCAAGGCTACGGGCATCCGAATGACAACGAACTCTTCAGTCAGTTTCAGGAGACCTTCATCAAGAACCGTAAGAGAGCGGGTTACGACCCGGCGTATATCGCAGTCCGGGAATGTTCCAGAGAGAAACATCAGCACTATCACGTTGCTTTGATGATGAACGGACATAAGACACAGAGCATCCACGACCATATTCAGACAGCGGAACGGTTATGGGAAAAGACGCTGAATCTGTCTCCGAAGCATAATGACGCAGGACGGGCAACCAGCTACGGACTAATCGACGATTGTATGAGGAACCGGCAAGGGCAACCGCAGGAAAACGGTGTCATGCTCCGAAAGGATGATCCCGAATATGAATGCAAATACGACCAGTGTTTCCGTCGTTGCAGCTACCTTGCCAAAGTCAACCAGAAGGACTCCTCACCCAAGCACCAGCGGGAAGTATTCTCATCCCGCATTCAAAAATAA
- a CDS encoding bifunctional serine/threonine-protein kinase/formylglycine-generating enzyme family protein, with amino-acid sequence MEDRSAIFDNLTGGTVLVEDLNSDRPVSIEELKRILGLTSDNTIGRYQDITTIGLGGIGTVFSAREPVLNREIALKILRPAYRNNTKFIDGFIREARATAQIDHPNIVPVHQLGVFDDVGAYFTMKRVIGQTLRLVLKKIDAGDREYQRKYSLYRLLEIFLSACNGVAFAHSKGIIHRDLKPANIMLGDYGEVFVMDWGLVKYQAENDSSEAGKKISLDTELSENNETDDPDATATHKGSISGTPAYMAPEQVAGLSDEIDSQTDIYSLGAILYSILTGKPTPFPDNAEINQVLQQAVNGDFLPPRRRAPRRKIPRELEAICLKAMARVKSDRYPTVQALIGDVRNFMDNYPVSAYSPPPFYRFTKLVRRHPVVPLALIIAFFTALGVFTALRYEQIAQFESRLIPANHNIFYGNIAYERALNTYSQLQQKLKSDDISEEQFLQLAEQLKVQQTEFENFYESALELLSQLEMAGYDSAGVTSSIVEIYSRRLNYYTLTDNLAMVRQLADRLRKRSLDAYNTIIAADQAQAGPLRDIIAEECQVSINTSVPESLIFYQQLIPDQPLEAATQLGTTPLQTVLPEGSYLFLVQLPGKSVIKYPASLRSSKPVELNIEIPANIPNNTVYIPAGPFSFGNVSNLLPNNGNATLPGYFIGRYEVTFAEYLEFWRRQAPKDQAKYMAKFPDADRQYTDAWDAGGELRSPFAPNMPVTGITGEAAEAYCRWRTKTTGLRYRLPTPQEWEKAARGVDGRTYIWGEQFQPEAALTAVHKSSGQFPFGAPVNAFPQDRSIYGVADMCGNVREFVRKPNHGGLYVVKGASFKTDAGFARCAASTHTGDSETDIGFRYVIELPENNK; translated from the coding sequence ATGGAAGATCGCTCGGCTATTTTTGACAACTTGACCGGCGGAACGGTACTCGTCGAGGACTTGAATTCCGACCGGCCGGTATCGATTGAGGAATTGAAACGGATTCTCGGTCTGACCAGCGACAATACCATCGGCCGCTATCAGGATATCACCACCATCGGTCTCGGCGGCATCGGGACGGTTTTTTCCGCCCGCGAACCGGTGTTGAACCGGGAAATCGCCCTGAAAATCCTCCGTCCGGCCTATCGCAACAATACGAAATTCATCGACGGCTTCATCCGGGAAGCCAGAGCGACGGCGCAGATCGACCATCCCAATATCGTGCCGGTCCATCAACTGGGCGTCTTCGATGACGTCGGCGCCTATTTCACGATGAAACGGGTCATCGGCCAGACCCTCCGGTTGGTGTTGAAAAAAATCGACGCCGGCGACCGGGAATACCAGCGCAAATATTCACTGTACCGCCTGCTGGAAATTTTTCTTTCCGCCTGCAACGGCGTGGCTTTCGCTCACAGCAAAGGCATCATTCACCGCGACCTGAAACCGGCCAACATCATGCTGGGGGATTACGGCGAAGTTTTCGTCATGGACTGGGGGCTGGTCAAATACCAGGCCGAAAACGATTCTTCGGAAGCCGGCAAAAAAATCAGCCTCGATACCGAATTGAGTGAAAACAACGAAACGGACGATCCGGACGCCACGGCGACGCACAAAGGATCGATCAGCGGCACTCCGGCCTATATGGCGCCGGAACAGGTGGCCGGCCTGTCCGATGAAATCGATTCGCAGACCGATATCTACAGTTTGGGAGCGATTCTGTACTCGATCCTGACCGGCAAGCCGACCCCCTTTCCCGATAACGCGGAGATCAACCAGGTGCTGCAGCAGGCGGTCAATGGCGATTTCCTGCCGCCGCGCCGCCGGGCGCCGCGCCGCAAGATTCCCCGTGAGTTGGAAGCAATCTGCCTCAAAGCGATGGCGCGTGTGAAAAGCGACCGTTATCCGACGGTGCAGGCTCTGATCGGCGACGTCCGGAATTTCATGGACAATTATCCGGTTTCGGCCTATTCACCGCCGCCGTTTTACCGGTTCACCAAACTGGTCCGCCGCCATCCGGTAGTGCCGCTGGCCTTGATCATCGCCTTTTTCACGGCATTGGGGGTTTTTACGGCATTGCGCTATGAGCAGATCGCCCAGTTCGAATCGAGGTTGATTCCGGCCAATCACAATATTTTTTACGGCAATATCGCCTATGAACGGGCACTGAACACCTATTCGCAACTGCAGCAGAAGTTAAAGAGCGACGATATCAGCGAAGAACAATTCCTGCAGTTGGCGGAGCAGTTGAAAGTGCAGCAGACGGAATTTGAAAATTTCTACGAATCGGCGCTGGAACTGCTTTCCCAGCTTGAAATGGCCGGTTACGATTCGGCCGGCGTCACTTCCAGCATCGTCGAAATTTATTCCAGGCGCTTGAATTACTACACGCTGACGGACAATTTGGCGATGGTCCGCCAACTGGCCGACCGGCTGCGGAAACGCAGTCTCGACGCTTACAACACGATCATCGCCGCCGACCAGGCGCAGGCCGGTCCGCTGCGGGACATCATCGCCGAAGAGTGCCAGGTCTCCATCAACACCAGCGTGCCGGAATCGCTGATTTTCTATCAACAGCTCATTCCGGACCAGCCGCTTGAAGCGGCTACCCAACTGGGAACCACACCGCTGCAGACGGTGCTACCGGAAGGCAGTTACCTGTTTCTGGTCCAATTGCCGGGAAAATCGGTGATCAAATATCCGGCCAGCCTGCGCAGTTCCAAGCCGGTTGAACTGAACATCGAAATCCCGGCCAACATTCCAAACAACACCGTTTATATTCCGGCCGGACCGTTCTCTTTCGGCAACGTTTCCAATTTGCTGCCGAACAACGGCAACGCCACGCTGCCGGGGTATTTTATCGGCCGCTATGAAGTGACTTTTGCCGAATATCTGGAATTCTGGCGGCGCCAGGCGCCGAAGGACCAGGCGAAATATATGGCGAAATTTCCCGATGCCGACCGGCAGTATACGGACGCCTGGGACGCCGGCGGCGAGCTGCGTTCCCCCTTTGCGCCGAACATGCCGGTAACCGGCATCACCGGTGAAGCGGCGGAGGCTTATTGTCGCTGGCGCACGAAAACGACCGGTCTGCGTTACCGGCTGCCGACGCCGCAGGAATGGGAAAAGGCGGCGCGGGGCGTGGACGGCCGCACTTATATCTGGGGAGAGCAATTCCAGCCGGAAGCGGCGTTGACCGCCGTTCATAAGTCGTCCGGGCAATTTCCGTTCGGCGCCCCGGTCAACGCTTTCCCACAGGACCGTTCGATTTACGGCGTCGCCGACATGTGCGGTAACGTACGGGAATTTGTCCGCAAACCGAACCACGGCGGCTTGTACGTGGTCAAAGGGGCCAGTTTCAAAACCGACGCCGGTTTCGCCCGTTGCGCCGCCAGTACCCATACTGGCGACAGTGAAACCGATATCGGTTTTCGTTATGTCATTGAATTACCTGAGAACAATAAATAA